A genome region from Anopheles stephensi strain Indian chromosome 2, UCI_ANSTEP_V1.0, whole genome shotgun sequence includes the following:
- the LOC118507034 gene encoding putative serine protease K12H4.7, protein MATLGASLRLAVFSLLVAVVFGSNGSPHLLDLLNPWRSDWTAPAGYVSNRSEALRFRTRVDHYDAQNRATFEFDYVSNGEYYRPGGPIFIIVGGNNALNAYFIENGLFHDIARDEGAWLFSNEHRYYGRSSPVENYSTPNMRFLSVEQALVDLVEWIDHLRREVVGDPNAKVILHGLGYGGAVAIWARQRFPSLIDGAWGSTASVIARVNFSEYGEDMGETIRTLGHADCYGIVWRGFRTAENLVDAGQYDRLSEMFRTCEPLQAADPLTIETFFFGLKGSFEAEMFGQASPDSVGRMCDELMADPADTALEVLANFFERRYGAFDCVPFDFESNIASSMYEEVGAPNNADFGIRQRLYQLCTEFGWFLTSSSGDSPFGTRITYRYFIDTCRAVFGDWIDQDVVYDGVRLTNLHFGADDPRVTNVVYVNAQYDPTRFVSITNYTNLQANAFVTENAVVSLDWMPASVADSDDLRRIRQEIVAYVRGWVAGGIIGLK, encoded by the exons ATGGCGACTCTTGGTGCATCGTTACGGTTGGCAGTATTCTCGCTGCTAGTTGCAGTTGTATTCGGCAGCAATGGATCGCCCCACCTGCTAGATCTTCTGAACCCGTGGCGATCGGACTGGACCGCACCGGCCGGATATGTGTCGAACCGTTCGGAAGCTTTACGGTTTCGTACCCGTGTCGATCACTACGATGCGCAGAACAGGGCCACGTTCGAGTTTGATTACGTGTCGAACGGAGAGTACTATCGGCCGGGCGGACCGATTTTCATCATCGTCGGTGGAAACAACGCACTGAACGCGTACTTTATCGAAAATGGACTCTTTCACGATATCGCCCGCGATGAGGGTGCTTGGTTGTTTAGCAACGAGCATCGTTACTATGGCCGCAGCTCACCGGTGGA GAATTATTCCACACCCAACATGCGATTCCTGAGCGTCGAGCAGGCACTGGTCGATCTGGTCGAATGGATCGATCATCTGCGCCGGGAGGTAGTCGGCGATCCGAACGCGAAAGTGATTCTGCACGGGCTCGGGTACGGTGGTGCCGTTGCCATCTGGGCACGGCAACGGTTCCCAAGCCTGATCGATGGGGCCTGGGGCTCGACAGCCTCCGTCATCGCTCGGGTGAACTTTAGTGAGTACGGTGAGGATATGGGCGAAACGATCCGAACGCTCGGTCACGCCGATTGCTACGGTATCGTGTGGCGTGGCTTCCGAACGGCCGAGAATCTAGTCGACGCCGGCCAGTACGATCGGCTGTCGGAGATGTTCCGCACCTGCGAACCGCTTCAGGCCGCCGATCCGCTCACGATCGAAACGTTCTTCTTCGGGTTGAAGGGTTCGTTCGAGGCGGAAATGTTCGGCCAGGCCAGCCCCGACTCGGTGGGGCGCATGTGCGATGAGCTGATGGCCGACCCGGCTGACACGGCGCTGGAAGTATTGGCAAACTTTTTCGAGCGCCGGTACGGTGCATTTGACTGTGTGCCGTTCGACTTCGAGAGTAACATTGCGAGCTCGATGTACGAAGAAGTCGGAGCACCGAACAATGCTGACTTCGGCATTAGGCAGCGTTTGTATCAGCTTTGCACGGAGTTCGGTTGGTTCCTGACATCGTCGTCCGGTGACAGTCCGTTCGGGACACGCATCACGTACCGCTACTTTATCGATACATGCCGGGCAGTGTTTGGTGATTGGATCGATCAGGACGTGGTGTACGATGGTGTCCGGTTGACGAACTTACACTTCGGTGCGGATGATCCACGCGTTACGAATGTGGTGTACGTGAACGCACAGTACGATCCGACACGGTTCGTCTCGATTACGAACTACACCAATCTGCAGGCTAATGCGTTCGTTACCGAGAATGCAGTCGTGTCACTCGATTGGATGCCGGCCAGTGTGGCCGATTCGGATGATTTGAGGCGCATTCGACAGGAGATCGTAGCGTACGTGCGTGGTTGGGTCGCGGGAGGTATCATTGGGTTGAAGTAA